The Papio anubis isolate 15944 chromosome 1, Panubis1.0, whole genome shotgun sequence genome window below encodes:
- the LOC116275031 gene encoding homeobox protein Hox-B3-like, whose translation MMLPLTRLWPLLRSVWPGVASLGAPRGGCGGAGPAAGLSPGSGGGGGGGGRQRRQLPPLSSGPLRSAPWCVDSSPSCCLMESRRSRHRKCLYCPPHSLPVADQVFSRHHVTLRMDVTCWRKQKAETLMTSQSCQNSS comes from the exons ATGATGCTGCCGCTGACCAGGCTGTGGCCGCTACTTCG CTCAGTGTGGCCTGGGGTCGCAAGCCTGGGGGCGCCGCGGGGCGGCTGCGGGGGCGCGGGGCCCGCCGCTGGGCTGAGCCCCGgcagtggcggcggcggcggcggcggcgggcggcagCGGAGGCAGCTGCCGCCTCTGTCCTCGGGTCCGCTGCGCTCTGCTCCCTGGTGTGTTGATTCTTCCCCCAGCTGCTGCCTAATGGAGTCCAGGCGCTCGCGTCACAGGAAATGCCTATACTGCCCTCCTCACTCACTTCCGGTGGCAG ATCAAGTCTTCAGCAGACATCATGTGACCCTGAGGATGGATGTCACATGCTGGAGGAAACAGAAGGCCGAAACCCTGATGACTTCACAGAGCTGCCAAAACAGTTCCTGA